In Antechinus flavipes isolate AdamAnt ecotype Samford, QLD, Australia chromosome 3, AdamAnt_v2, whole genome shotgun sequence, a genomic segment contains:
- the CAVIN2 gene encoding caveolae-associated protein 2, which produces MGEDAVQAEKFQARDNPGPDVLLQQEKASNASPVPSSTPSPSLNCMTTDDSIRESSQVNAVTVLTLLDKLVNMLDTVQENQHKMEQRQINLEGSVKGIQNDLTKLSKYQTSTSNTVSKLLEKSRKVSAHTREVKERMERQCAQVKRLESNHAQLLKRNHFKVLIFQEENEIPTSVFAKEPVPSITEGKEESVDENKSLEETLHTVNLSSDDEMPNEEDALEDSTEEKVEESRAEKIKRSSLKKVDSLKKAFSRQNIEKKMNKLGTKIVSAERREKIKKSFTTNHQRTSSGKSSPFKVSPLTFGRKKDHEGEGPTEEETKPVDTSASEQALTENEGSSFTEAPSETSFPTAQLEENIAKDVQEKSVTRDSNPATKNIELSIVEDEEFEMAQEYSQKNHDEHYRLTIGEAEQSDEEQAQPAVLQIDQTA; this is translated from the exons ATGGGAGAGGATGCTGTGCAAGCTGAAAAGTTCCAGGCTAGAGATAACCCTGGCCCAGATGTGCTGCTACAACAGGAAAAGGCATCAAATGCCAGTCCAGTGCCATCATCCACCCCAAGTCCCAGCCTGAATTGTATGACCACAGATGACTCGATCCGGGAGAGTTCCCAGGTGAATGCTGTCACAGTGCTTACCCTCCTGGACAAGCTGGTGAATATGCTGGACACGGTGCAGGAAAACCAGCACAAAATGGAGCAACGGCAGATCAACCTGGAGGGCTCTGTCAAGGGCATACAGAATGACCTCACCAAGCTATCCAAGTACCAGACATCCACAAGCAATACAGTCAGCAAACTCTTGGAGAAATCCCGCAAAGTCAGCGCTCATACCCGAGAAGTCAAGGAGCGCATGGAGCGCCAGTGTGCCCAGGTGAAAAGACTGGAGAGCAACCATGCCCAGCTCCTGAAGAGAAACCACTTTAAAGTGCTCATCTTTCAG gaagaaaatgagattccTACCAGTGTGTTTGCAAAAGAGCCTGTTCCCAGCATAACCGAAGGAAAGGAAGAATCTGTGGATGAAAACAAATCCCTGGAAGAGACCTTGCATACAGTGAACCTGTCATCAGATGATGAAATGCCTAATGAAGAGGATGCCCTGGAAGATAGTACTgaagaaaaggtagaagaaagtagggcagagaaaataaaaagatcaagCCTCAAGAAAGTGGATAGTCTCAAGAAAGCCTTTTCTCGCCAAAATATCGAGAAGAAGATGAACAAGTTAGGCACAAAGATTGTATCTgcggagaggagagagaagattaAGAAATCTTTCACCACCAACCACCAGAGAACATCGTCAGGGAAAAGCTCTCCTTTTAAAGTATCTCCCCTGACTTTTGGTCGAAAGAAAGATCATGAAGGAGAGGGTCCCACTGAAGAAGAGACCAAGCCAGTAGACACATCAGCCAGTGAGCAGGCCCTGACTGAGAATGAAGGAAGTTCTTTCACCGAGGCCCCTTCGGAAACATCTTTCCCTACAGCTCAGCTGGAAGAGAATATAGCCAAAGATGTTCAGGAGAAGTCTGTCACAAGAGACAGCAACCCTGCAACTAAGAACATTGAGCTGTCCATTGTGGAAGATGAAGAGTTTGAAATGGCCCAGGAATACTCTCAAAAGAACCATGATGAACACTACAGACTCACCATTGGAGAGGCAGAACAGTCTGATGAAGAGCAAGCCCAACCTGCAGTTCTCCAAATAGACCAAACAGCATAA